The stretch of DNA AAACCTAAAATTGCCAATTACCCTTTTACAACCTTACAACCCAATCTGGGAATTGTTCAGTACCGAGATGGGCGCTCCTTCATCATTGCCGACATTCCCGGTATCATTGAAGATGCGCATAAGGGGAAGGGGCTTGGTCATCGCTTTCTGCGGCATATTGAGCGCAATGCTACCCTCCTCTTTATGATTCCTTGCGATACTGATAACATCAAAAAAGAATATGAAATTCTCCTTCATGAACTAGCCGCCTATAACGAGGAATTGCTTCACAAACCCCGGGTACTGGCGATCACCAAATCCGATTTGATCGATCAGGACCTCAAGGAAATGCTCAAAGCAGAAATTCCAGAAGGCATTCCCTATCGCTTTATTTCTGCGGTTGCCCAACAAGGCATCCATGAGTTGAAGGACTTGTTATATGAAACGGTCAATCAACATAAACATAAAGAGGTATAATCTTCCTGATTTATTCCAAGACAAAGCTCGCCTCCTGGACATTGTTCGAGTTCGTTCCTACAAATACTTTAAAATCACCAGCTTCGGCAGCCCATTTTCGCGCTGCTGTGAAAAATGCTAAATCCTTAGCACTAATCTTGAAGCTTACTGTTTCACTAGCCCCAGGGGCAAGCATGATTTTCTTGAAGCCCTTTAGCGCTTTGACTGGCCGGGTAACACTACCTACCAAATCCTGAATATAAAGCTGCACGACTTCCTCTCCTGCCCGCTCTCCGGTGTTGGTCACCTCAACTGAAACATCCAAGGAGCCATCCATCGTCATGCTGGTCGAACTAAGTGTTGGCGCACTATAACTGAAAGTAGTATAACTCAAACCATAACCAAAAGGATAACGTGCTTCATTTGGACCATCTGTATAATGAGCGTAAAAAACCATACCGGGGGCAGTCGAAGGCCGCCCCGTCGATTTGTGGTTATAATATAGGGGACATTGCCCCACCTCATATGGGAAAGACATTGGAAGTTTACCTGCCGGATTGTAATCTCCCCAAATGACATCGGCAATGGACAAACCTGCCATATGCCCCAAATGCCAGGCCTCCACAATAGCAGGCACATTGTCCGCCGCCCAATTGATGGTCATGGGACGACCGTTCATCAGGATGACCACTACCTTTTGATTCACTTTGTAAATGGCTTGTAATAATTCTTCCTGAACCCCAGCCAGGCCAATATCCATCTGGCTGCGCCCTTCGCCAGTTTGCCAGCAATCTTCGCCAATAGCCAAGAGCACGACATCAGCCTGGCGGGCGGCCTCAATGGCCTTTGGAAAACCAGACTTATCTGTTTGGTTGATGATCAACTCATTGGTGAAGGTGCGGTCGCCAATGGCCACCTTGCAGCCTTCGGCATACAATAGTTTTGTACCTGGACCCACCGTTTCCTTTAAGCCTTCCAAAAGAGAAACGGCAGAATTGGTAATTGCCTTGGCGCGCCAGCTCCCCAGGGGCGTGTCGCGATCATTAGCAAAGGGGCCAATGACGGCAATCGTACCAATGTCCTTTGGCAAAGGCAAGAGGTTATCCTGGTTTTTCAACAAGACAATTGACTTGCGGCCGATCTCTCTGGCAGCTTCCAAATGCTCAGCTCTCATTAAATCCTGCTTTTCGGCAGCCGGATTACAGTAACGAAAAGGATCGTCAAACAAACCTAGCTTAAACTTTAATCGAAGGATACGTCGTACTGCATCGTCTATCATCGCCTCCGGAACCGTTCCTGCTTCCACTAACCCGACCAACTCCTTCACGTAAGCTAGAGATTCCATATCCATATCACAACCTGATTTGGCAGCTAACGCTGCCGCTTCCTTTGCATCTTTGGCTACACCATGATTTACCAACTCTCTGATCGTTCCCCAATCCGATACGATAAGACCATTAAATCCCCACCGCTCTTTTAAGATCTCTCTTTGCAGATGGGCATTACTGGTAACAGGCTGCCCACCAATTTCATTGAACGAATTCATCACGGTTGCCACACCCGCCTCCACGGCTGCCTTGAAAGGAGGGAAAACGACATTTTCTAAAGTATGTTCGTTGATTTCTACCGTATTGTAATCCTTGCCACCTTCTGCAAAGCCATAGGCGGCAAAGTGTTTAGCACAGGCTGCTATGGTATTTTTGGCAGAAAGATCATCTCCTTGAAAGCCCCTAACCCTGGCCGCAGCTATCAGTGACCCCAGGTAAGGATCTTCACCAGCGCCTTCCATCACTCGTCCCCAACGGGCATCACGGGTAATATCGACCATTGGTGCAAAGGTCCAATGGATGCCTGCCGCTGCCGACTCAATCGCAGCAATTCGGGCCGACTTCTCAATCGCCTCCAGGTCCCAACTAGCGGCTTCCCCCAGTGGAATGGGGAACATCGTTTTATAGCCGTGTACCACATCATACCCAAACAAGAGGGGGATGCCTAAACGGCTCTCATTTACCGCCAATTCCTGCGCTTTTCTGGTAGCCACCGAAGAAACAATATTTAACATGGAACCAACCAAACCATTTTTGATATGGGTATATTTTAATTCATTGTCTCCACCCGAAGGTACCGGCCCCGTGATATCCCAGCTTCCATTATACTGATTCATTTGTCCTACTTTCTCCGCAAGCGTCATCAGTTGAAGCAAGGAATCTACTTTTCTTTCCACAACGGGATCTATGCCTGCTGTATCCTTTAGAATCCCTGTATTTGGCTGGCAAGAAGTCAAAAGAAAAACAGCCAAGATGGCTCTAAGTAATTGCTTTAGGTATTTCATATCTAATTTGATGAATGCTCTAAGAAAACAAGATACGTTAGTCAATAGTAAATTCACCTAGAATAGCTCATTTATACTAAGGTTTACCCAAAAAGTATCCTTAAGCATAAAAAAGGGTAAAGGAAAACGAGTCCCTTTACCCTCCTAAAAATTGTCGTTGATCCTCAAACCTTAAAAAAATAAGGCTTGGATCCTTCAGAATATCAGTATGGTGAATGAAATTTTCTTGTTTTACCCTTGCAATGTATGAAAAGACAAGCAAAGGAAAAAGGTAAATGTCCAGTAATTTGAAAAACTACCAAGATAGTTCCAAAAAAAAATTTGGAGTAAAACCCAACAAACTCCGATCGTAAGCCACCAATTGTGGTTGCTCGACATTATCATCCACCGCATTCAGAAAATAAGTCCGACTATAGACATTGAGCCGATCCAAAACATTGAAGATCGACCAACCCAGCTTTCCCTTTACCTTTTTTCCTCCTTTAAAGTGGTAGGCGCCGCTCCAATCAAGTCGATGATAGACCGGCAATCGATTGGCATTTACGCCTGCATAGGAAAGTTTGGCATCATATTCTCCCGTTGTTTCATTGCGCACAAAGCGCCCGCCAGTTGCCTGGGTATAAGGCAAGCCACTACCAAATAAGCAAGCAAAAGAAATGGACCATTGCCCTAGTTCCAGCTGATGCGTCCACTTAAAATTGTGGAGCCGATCATGGGGCGTCGGAAACGCATTATTGCCATTGATGCGATCAAATTGGTATTGGGTCACCCCCAAGGTATATGACAACCAACTATCATAATGTGGCCAACTTTTCTTTAGCAGTATATCCAAACCTATGATCCTTGCACTGCCACCCGAATAAGGATTTTCCCAATCTCCATCAAAATTAAGACTTAAAGAAACCAGCCCACTTATCCATTTCCGGTATACATCTACATCCAAAAGCCAGCCTTTTTGTTTCCAACGCAAACCAAAGGCAAATTGGGCGGAAGTGACTGCCGGAACGCTCTGCTGGCTATCTGCCATGATCCAAAAACGCTCGCCAATACCCAAATCATTATCAATCACAATCTGGTTAACGACCTGGCTATAGCGACCAATACTTGTCTTCAATTCCCAATGGGGCAATATATGGTAGGCTAAGCTAAACCGAGGCTCCCAAGTGCCTGTAAATCCATTCGCAAAATGGCTGTATCGAAGCCCCCAGTCTAAGTGAAGATGCGCTGGGATGGTATAATCGTAATCGAGGTAAAAAGTATGTGTTGTACCTTCAAAAAAGCGATTATCTTCTCCATAAGTATTGTATAAGGGGACATCTGCGGTCCAATTGATAGCGACTTCATTGAGTACGCCCTGATAGCCCATATTGATTTGTTGGTTGGCATTGATCCGATAACTATTATTCCATTCCAGGCGTTGTTCTTGTATGCTGTTAGACTGAAAAAAGCGACTGGCATAACCCATCGTATCCAAAGCCGTTGTTTGATCAAAAGTCGTTTGAAAGGCCGTCAATACAAGCATTAGATGAGACTGCCATCGTTCATTCCATTGCTGGTTCCATTGTGCACTCAGCCCCCAGTTGCTTAAATTTATTTGGTATAGCGCATTTAAATAAAAACTGCTATGATTGTACAATACATCATAGTCTAGCACATCTCCTCCTCTATAAAAACTAATCGTTCCTTCTCCCCCGATCTTATTGGCTACCACCCATTTGAGATTAAAATCCGAAAAAGAAAACCTCGGTGCCAATTGCAAGTTTTTATCTCTTTGCTGGGCTGGCTCAAATTCTTCTTTGATACGCCCTCTTCCCGCTACCTGGCTAAATAGGTTTTGATAAATTTGAGACTGGAATAAATCCGATAGAGATCGACGGCCAGCTATGAGAAAGGCCGATCGGCCTGATAATAGGGGGACTTTCACAAAGGCATTTGCACTGAGCAGATTGAGACCGATAGCCGCCTCCAAGGAATCTTTCTGCATGGGTTTACTTTTGATGTCTAGTACCCCCGATACCCTTCCGCCATACCTTGCACTAAAATCGCCCCGATAAATATCAACGCCTTCTACAATCGAAGAATTAAAAGCGGAGAACATCCCGAAAAAATGCCCGGTATGATACACGGGGATCCCATCCCATAAAATCAGGTTTTGATCGGGTGTACCTCCTCGGATATGGAGGTTGGCGGCCGACTCATCCGTCGTATTCACCCCTGGCAACAATTGGGCCATGCGCAACACATCCCGCTCTCCCCAGCCTGGAATAATGCCCAACTGATCGGTGTCCATATACAGCCCATCTCCTCGTGCTCCCGTCGCTAAAAACGTAATGGCTTTGTCTTTGATCAAGATTTGGTCGAAATCAAATCGTTGCGGAGCCAAGCGCAAACTGACACATGGTTCTTGCAACAAACTCGCCAAAGGCAGGACCAAGCCTTGATAGCCGACATAACTAAAGGCGAGGCTATCGTCTTGATGAAAAGGCCCTTGGAGCGTAAATCGGCCATTGTTGTCGGTGTAAGTACCTTTGTTACGCCCTTTTAGCCATACATTGGCAGCAGGGAGGGGGAAGCCACTAAGGCTGTCCTTCAATTGCCCACATACCGTTGGCAAGGGCGGCGACGGCAGGTCAAGGCCTAAGGTCTCCTCTTTTTTGCCTTTCCTGATCAAGACATGCTTGCCACCCACTACTTCGAAGGCAAGGCCCAATGGAGTCAACAATTGACTTAGTGCTGCTGATAAGCTGGCACCAGTCGTCTTTGCTTCTTCCACCATAAGTGGGGCCAACAACATTTGGTCAAATGCAAAGGTTAGTTTATAAGTTTGTTCGAGGTATTCGAGCGCTTGGGGGAGTGTTATGTTTTTAAATTGATAGGTAAGCTTGGGCTCTTCCTGTGCAGATAGAACGGATGACCAAAGTATAAAAACAAGCAAACTACAACCCAGTGTTATCCGCATTATTTTGGACTTATACGCACAATCTTTTTGTCCTCACTTAATTCGTATTGTAATTCCATAGGATCGCAGATAAATTTAAGTGCGGCCATCAAATCATCATTGGGAAATCCACCGTCATAAATCCTATATTCCACTTCCTTCCAGACTACCTTAATGGCATACCGCCTACTCAATTCTGCAAATACGCGACTAAGCGGCAACCCATTGCATTCCGTCCATCCCCTAAACCAACTAGGCGATGGCGTCAGGGATAAGTTGGTAATGGTAAATTGGCCATCGGTCTCAAGTACTGCTTTTTGTTCTGCTACGATCTCCTTTTCGCTTTTATCACTCTTCACCTTCACCTTTCCAGTGTAACAAATCACCTCCAATTGCTCTTCCCTGGCCCAAACATTAAAGCTCGTACCTAATACTTCGACGAGTCCTTTTGGGGTACTTATCGTAAACGTTGAACCCTTTTCTACCGTAAAAAAAGCTTCGCCTTGCAGGGTTAAGGTCCGCTGGGCTGGCCATTTGGCGGCATCGTAATCGATACTTCCAGCAGCATTGAGTACCACTTTCGATCCATCTGGCAATTCACCCTCATATTGTGTACCGATGCCTGTTACGATCAAAGGTGTATCCGGCACATACATCCAATAAGCAATGCCTATCAAGATCATAGCTACCGCCGCCGCTGCTGCATAACCCCACATCATCCTTCTTTTTCTCCTTTTAGCGCCCGACTGCTGCTGCTTCCGCGCTTGCAAGAGTTGCTCCCATGCTGCACCTTCCGAGAAAGGAGGTAAGGCCAGATTCCGTGAGGTTTCAGCCATCCTGAGCAGCGCTGGATAATCTTCCCTCGCTTGCAACAATTCCTCCTCCGACTGACTCAATTCACCGTTGAGCCAACGCGCCAGAAAGGTATCGTCCGGGAATGCTTTTGACATTTTTGTTTTTTATAAATTTAAAGTTTCTCTCCTCATTGATATTTGCCGCAAGCGCTCTTTCTTTACAACGAGCACAAATCATCTCACCCTACCGTTGCCTTAATTTTTTTCAATTAGTTTTCTCAATTCGACCAATGCCCCATGCATTCTTTTCTCCACGGCTTTTACACTGATGTTTAACAAAATAGCAATGTCTTTATACTTCATCCCCTCTACCCTATTGAGTAGAAACACTTCCCTGCTTTTTTCAGGGAGGCCAACCAGGGCCTGCTCCAAGCGTGCCCGAAATTCTGCTGCTTCCAGTTCCTCTTGTGGGGTATAGGTATGAATAGGTTCTAAGACGGTGATTTCATATTTTGCCACGACTTTTCGATGCTTTACCTCATCCAAAAATAAATTGTTGGCCACCTTAAACAGAAAAGCCTTGGCCTTATCGTAAGGAACCTTTTGACAGGCTTTCCACATCCTCAAAAAGGCTTCTTGTACGAGGTCATCTGCCAAATCCGCTTCGCCACATTTAAAATAAATGAAATTCCGCAGTGGACGCGCATACGTCCAAAACAATGCTTTGAATACCTCTTGCTCACAA from Saprospiraceae bacterium encodes:
- the bglX gene encoding beta-glucosidase BglX; protein product: MKYLKQLLRAILAVFLLTSCQPNTGILKDTAGIDPVVERKVDSLLQLMTLAEKVGQMNQYNGSWDITGPVPSGGDNELKYTHIKNGLVGSMLNIVSSVATRKAQELAVNESRLGIPLLFGYDVVHGYKTMFPIPLGEAASWDLEAIEKSARIAAIESAAAGIHWTFAPMVDITRDARWGRVMEGAGEDPYLGSLIAAARVRGFQGDDLSAKNTIAACAKHFAAYGFAEGGKDYNTVEINEHTLENVVFPPFKAAVEAGVATVMNSFNEIGGQPVTSNAHLQREILKERWGFNGLIVSDWGTIRELVNHGVAKDAKEAAALAAKSGCDMDMESLAYVKELVGLVEAGTVPEAMIDDAVRRILRLKFKLGLFDDPFRYCNPAAEKQDLMRAEHLEAAREIGRKSIVLLKNQDNLLPLPKDIGTIAVIGPFANDRDTPLGSWRAKAITNSAVSLLEGLKETVGPGTKLLYAEGCKVAIGDRTFTNELIINQTDKSGFPKAIEAARQADVVLLAIGEDCWQTGEGRSQMDIGLAGVQEELLQAIYKVNQKVVVILMNGRPMTINWAADNVPAIVEAWHLGHMAGLSIADVIWGDYNPAGKLPMSFPYEVGQCPLYYNHKSTGRPSTAPGMVFYAHYTDGPNEARYPFGYGLSYTTFSYSAPTLSSTSMTMDGSLDVSVEVTNTGERAGEEVVQLYIQDLVGSVTRPVKALKGFKKIMLAPGASETVSFKISAKDLAFFTAARKWAAEAGDFKVFVGTNSNNVQEASFVLE
- a CDS encoding TonB-dependent receptor encodes the protein MRITLGCSLLVFILWSSVLSAQEEPKLTYQFKNITLPQALEYLEQTYKLTFAFDQMLLAPLMVEEAKTTGASLSAALSQLLTPLGLAFEVVGGKHVLIRKGKKEETLGLDLPSPPLPTVCGQLKDSLSGFPLPAANVWLKGRNKGTYTDNNGRFTLQGPFHQDDSLAFSYVGYQGLVLPLASLLQEPCVSLRLAPQRFDFDQILIKDKAITFLATGARGDGLYMDTDQLGIIPGWGERDVLRMAQLLPGVNTTDESAANLHIRGGTPDQNLILWDGIPVYHTGHFFGMFSAFNSSIVEGVDIYRGDFSARYGGRVSGVLDIKSKPMQKDSLEAAIGLNLLSANAFVKVPLLSGRSAFLIAGRRSLSDLFQSQIYQNLFSQVAGRGRIKEEFEPAQQRDKNLQLAPRFSFSDFNLKWVVANKIGGEGTISFYRGGDVLDYDVLYNHSSFYLNALYQINLSNWGLSAQWNQQWNERWQSHLMLVLTAFQTTFDQTTALDTMGYASRFFQSNSIQEQRLEWNNSYRINANQQINMGYQGVLNEVAINWTADVPLYNTYGEDNRFFEGTTHTFYLDYDYTIPAHLHLDWGLRYSHFANGFTGTWEPRFSLAYHILPHWELKTSIGRYSQVVNQIVIDNDLGIGERFWIMADSQQSVPAVTSAQFAFGLRWKQKGWLLDVDVYRKWISGLVSLSLNFDGDWENPYSGGSARIIGLDILLKKSWPHYDSWLSYTLGVTQYQFDRINGNNAFPTPHDRLHNFKWTHQLELGQWSISFACLFGSGLPYTQATGGRFVRNETTGEYDAKLSYAGVNANRLPVYHRLDWSGAYHFKGGKKVKGKLGWSIFNVLDRLNVYSRTYFLNAVDDNVEQPQLVAYDRSLLGFTPNFFLELSW
- a CDS encoding FecR domain-containing protein, with translation MSKAFPDDTFLARWLNGELSQSEEELLQAREDYPALLRMAETSRNLALPPFSEGAAWEQLLQARKQQQSGAKRRKRRMMWGYAAAAAVAMILIGIAYWMYVPDTPLIVTGIGTQYEGELPDGSKVVLNAAGSIDYDAAKWPAQRTLTLQGEAFFTVEKGSTFTISTPKGLVEVLGTSFNVWAREEQLEVICYTGKVKVKSDKSEKEIVAEQKAVLETDGQFTITNLSLTPSPSWFRGWTECNGLPLSRVFAELSRRYAIKVVWKEVEYRIYDGGFPNDDLMAALKFICDPMELQYELSEDKKIVRISPK
- a CDS encoding sigma-70 family RNA polymerase sigma factor; this encodes MADSDHICEQEVFKALFWTYARPLRNFIYFKCGEADLADDLVQEAFLRMWKACQKVPYDKAKAFLFKVANNLFLDEVKHRKVVAKYEITVLEPIHTYTPQEELEAAEFRARLEQALVGLPEKSREVFLLNRVEGMKYKDIAILLNISVKAVEKRMHGALVELRKLIEKN